Genomic window (Acidimicrobiia bacterium):
AATCTCAATCTGTTCCGTTGACCAAGCGGTGAGGGCATCAGCGATGTCGCGCAGCACGACATGCGCCTCATCGGGTGAGGCGGGACCGACCAGGACCGGTACTCCTCCGGGGAGGTATTGGGCGTGCCGCCAGACAACGTCGTCATCCAACCCCCGTCGCGAATCCGCAGCGAGCGACGAGAGGCCGGGCGTGTCGCCCAAACCGTATCGGGCCGCGATCACCCCTCCGAACAGGTCCGCCTCGACCAAGAGACAGCGGCGGTGCGATGGCCAGGTGGCCGCCAGCGCCAGCGCGGTGGTGGTCACGCCCGGTGATCCATGCGCAGATGTCAGGCACACCACGCTCATTGGTCGACTCCCGAAACCAACACGAGCCGAACCCTGCCGGCGGCAGCCGCGCCGGCAACCTTGGCTGCATCGTCAGCAGGCAACAGCAGTGAGATGAACCGATCGCCCTGGGTCCCCAGCTCCGCAACGTCGAATACCTCGGCAGATGTCGCGACAGCTTCGATGTCGGTGACTCCCTCTTCAGACGGCGTCCGACTTGTGAGCACGACATCGACTCGGTCACCGGGCGTCAACAGCAGCGTCGGATACTCGCCCGGTGCCAACGCCATGCCGACAACACCCTCACCCGCGTCGAGGAGGCTGCGAGACACCAAGTGCGCCGAAGTGAGAAGGGTGCCGGGTTCGAGGTCCGCAACCGCGGTCAAACCGACCAGGCCGGCGGCTGCGTCCGGCGGAAGGCTGCTGACCGGATCGTCGGTCGCCACGTACACGACCATCAGATCGCCAGACGTGACGGCCTCGCCGCGCTCCACCGATTGGGCAAGAGCAAGCGCTGGTTCTCGAGCCGCGGCCTGGGAGAACAGAACCACCGCCACCAGTGCACTCACTGCCACCATGAACACGGCAATCAACAGTTGTGGGATCTCCACCTTTCGGCGGGGTGCCTCCAGCCGAAAGGGACTCTCCGATTGCTGGCCATTACCCGACGGGTCGACACGCCCCGTCGATGCTTTCGTAGTGCTCCTGTTCATGTCACCCTCCCGTCTCCACGGCCTGGATCTCGGCAACCTCAACCCCGAATGAAGCCGACAGGTCAACCGACCCGAACACTCCCTGGTAGACGTCGTTGATCCACC
Coding sequences:
- a CDS encoding SAF domain-containing protein — its product is MNRSTTKASTGRVDPSGNGQQSESPFRLEAPRRKVEIPQLLIAVFMVAVSALVAVVLFSQAAAREPALALAQSVERGEAVTSGDLMVVYVATDDPVSSLPPDAAAGLVGLTAVADLEPGTLLTSAHLVSRSLLDAGEGVVGMALAPGEYPTLLLTPGDRVDVVLTSRTPSEEGVTDIEAVATSAEVFDVAELGTQGDRFISLLLPADDAAKVAGAAAAGRVRLVLVSGVDQ